The Channa argus isolate prfri chromosome 14, Channa argus male v1.0, whole genome shotgun sequence genome includes a window with the following:
- the smg7 gene encoding nonsense-mediated mRNA decay factor SMG7 isoform X8 has translation MNLCAQYLRQAEALKADMTDSKLGAAEVWTSRQALQDLYQKMLVTDLEYALDKKVEQDLWNHAFKNQITTLQSQAKNRANPNRSEVQANLSLFLEAASGFYTQLLQELCTVFNVDLPCRVKSTQLGIISNKQSSTSAIVTPQPSSCSYICQHCLVHLGDIARYRNQTSQAESYYRHAAQLVPSNGQPYNQLAILASSKGDHLTTIFYYCRSIAVKFPFPAASTNLQKALSKALESRDEVKTKWSVSDFIKAFIKFHGHVYLSKSLDKLDSLREKLEEQFQRLILQKAFSSQQLVHITVINLFELHHLRDLTADSSEQSYSSEQQISWFQLIGLFMSFLGVMCSRVLLNKNRGEEIMGDCPLPAIKVSLDWLRLRPSVFHEAAIDNRKYVWPWLVSILNSFQPKEDDMSCSSVTPLPEEFELQGFLALRPALRSLDFAKGHQGILVDRDRLPVNARHQRLIVLGKWVADNYPELIQYRVSEDGLLIFLTDIPEQAIEEPQEKEAPVLQESSNGEQTPNDGNNSCLKSVLSAGKTQSSWPDGSDRPVVTFKENIKPREQSRELTRNHHPKDSSKERRDFSKGSGAAGKGEKRDGKRKSEVKKTGHEKTADAGKQVKAQTELRKTPVSEVKKTPVTQTQTTCSSQFIPIHHPGAFPPLPSRPDLLKLSGFPPSAYVIPPSVAFPGLPVNPGFTFSTGVSVPGPFLQSAVHTQAGTQVQAGKQSHIPYSQQRPSGPGPVQGPGASGPGPMNQGPNQVQQSQPQLSSQQALQQSVQLQVQAMSQQQSPTKPVQQVTMGKSPPHHPGLQQQYMQVQDQPAQMWNQAQAALQKMTPMQMSMKQPQQQQQAFYMAAQDPLKLYEHQLQPPTQPQHSNMDKKIKYPDIKMQDFYWEPPYRMGDGLAVMADRMKRPPPGGICSEQDGSAGLRGPPFEMPNHSRMESSPEVVSQSSSLLPISGFPMQDYQNSIFSQAYGKNLPPSSKPEAPMVHQEPSLYSLFEGTPWSPSLPASSDHSTPASQSPHSSNPSSLPSSPPTHNHGAMPFSNFGPIGTPDSRDRRVVDRWKADKTAVSGFGLDYLPAAASSATSDTSWHQTGPTGSSWTNQDSPMEESSSTVLLDSLKSIWSSSMMQPGPSALEQLLLQQKQKQQRGHGAMNPPH, from the exons ATGAACCTCTGCGCACAGTACCTGCG ACAGGCAGAGGCCCTGAAGGCTGACATGACAG ATTCAAAGCTGGGGGCAGCAGAGGTGTGGACGTCTCGGCAGGCCCTGCAGGATCTCTACCAGAAGATGCTGGTGACAGACCTGGAGTACGCTCTGGACAAGAAAGTGGAGCAAGACCT GTGGAATCATGCTTTTAAGAACCAGATCACCACCTTGCAAAGCCAGGCCAAGAACCGAGCCAACCCCAACCGAAGCGAGGTCCAGGCCAACCTGTCACTGTTTCTGGAGGCTGCTAGCGGCTTCTACACACAG TTGTTGCAGGAGCTGTGCACTGTCTTCAACGTCGACCTGCCATGTCGTGTCAAATCTACTCAGCTCGGCATCATCAGCAATAAACAGAGCAGCACCAGCGCCATCGTCACCCCACAGCCCAGCTCCTGCTCCTACATCTGCCAGCACTGCCTCGTCCACCTTGGAGACATAG cGCGTTACCGTAACCAGACCAGCCAGGCAGAGTCTTATTATCGACATGCAGCTCAGCTGGTTCCATCAAACG GTCAGCCGTACAACCAGCTGGCCATCCTGGCCTCATCTAAAGGAGACCACCTCACCACCATCTTCTACTACTGCCGCAGCATTGCAGTCAAGTTCCCCTTCCCAGCAGCCTCCACCAATCTGCAGAAGGCACTGTCCAAGGCTCTGGAGAG TCGTGATGAGGTGAAAACCAAGTGGAGCGTGTCAGATTTCATCAAGGCTTTTATCAAGTTTCACGGTCACGTTTATCTAAGTAAGAGTCTGGACAAACTGGACAGTTTGAGAGAGAAATTGGAGGAGCAGTTTCAG agGCTGATCCTGCAGAAAGCCTTCAGCTCTCAACAGCTAGTCCACATCACCGTCATCAATCTGTTTGAGCTCCACCACCTCCGAGACCTGACAGCCGACAGCAGTGAACAGAGCTACAGCAGCGAGCAGCAGATTAGCTGGTTCCAGTTGATTGGACTCTTCA TGTCCTTCTTGGGTGTCATGTGCAGCCGTGTTCTCCTCAACAAAAACAGAGGGGAGGAGATAATGGGGGATTGTCCTCTGCCAGCCATCAAAGTTTCTCTGGACTGGCTCAGACTGCGGCCCAGTGTTTTCCATGAGGCCGCCATTGACAACAGGAAGTA TGTTTGGCCCTGGCTCGTCTCCATCCTCAACAGTTTCCAGCCCAAAGAGGACGACATGTCATGCTCCTCAG TGACACCCCTGCCAGAGGAGTTTGAGCTTCAGGGTTTCTTGGCTCTCCGGCCTGCTCTGAG GTCTCTAGACTTCGCTAAAGGTCATCAGGGGATCCTGGTGGACAGGGACCGTCTGCCGGTCAATGCTCGACATCAGAGGCTTATTGTTCTGGGCAAATGGGTGGCCGACAACTATCCAGA GCTGATCCAGTACAGAGTGAGTGAGGACggcctcctcatcttcctcactgACATTCCAGAGCAGGCCATTGAGGAGCCACAGGAGAAGGAGgcacctgtgctgcaggaaTCTTCCAATGGTGAACAGACACCCAACGATGGTAACAATTCATGCCTGAAGTCAGTGCTGTCTGCGGGGAAGACCCAGAGCTCGTGGCCTGATGGTAGCGACCGCCCCGTCGTCACCTTCAAAGAGAACATCAAACCCCGGGAACAGAGCCGTGAACTGACGCGAAACCATCACCCGAAGGACAGCAGCAAGGAGCGCAGAGACTTCAGCAAAGGCAGCGGAGCCGCAgggaaaggagagaagagagatggaaagaggaaGAGTGAGGTGAAGAAAACAGGACATGAGAAAACTGCTGATGCTGGAAAACAG GTGAAGGCACAGACAGAGCTGAGGAAGACTCCGGTGTCTGAGGTGAAGAAAACTCCTGTCACTCAAACGCAAACTACCTGCTCGTCCCAGTTCATCCCCATTCATCACCCTGGAGCGTTCCCACCTCTTCCCAGCAGACCTG ATCTGTTGAAGCTATCAG GTTTCCCTCCCTCAGCCTATGTGATCCCTCCTTCTGTAGCGTTCCCCGGGCTCCCGGTGAATCCGGGCTTCACCTTCTCCACTGGAGTCTCTGTCCCTGGGCCTTTCCTGCAGTCAGCTGTGCACACCCAGGCTGGCACACAGGTCCAGGCCGGCAAACAATCTCACATTCCCTATAGTCAGCAGAGGCCCTCTGGTCCTGGTCCAGTTCAAGGGCCAGGGGCCTCAGGCCCAGGGCCCATGAACCAGGGACCCAACCAAGTTCAGCAGTCCCAGCCCCAGCTGTCTTCCCAGCAGGCCTTGCAGCAGTCAGTACAGCTACAAGTGCAGGCAATGAGCCAGCAGCAGTCTCCCACCAAACCGGTACAGCAGGTCACGATGGGGAAGAGTCCACCTCACCACCCAGGACTGCAGCAG CAGTACATGCAGGTTCAGGATCAGCCAGCTCAGATGTGGAACCAGGCACAGGCGGCACTTCAAAAGATGACTCCTATGCAGATGTCCATGAAGCagcctcagcagcagcaacaggcTTTCTACATGGCGGCTCAGGATCCTCTCAAACTTTATGAGCATCAGCTGCAGCCCCCCACCCAGCCACAGCACAGCAACATGGACAAGAAGATCAAATACCCTGACATCAAGATGCAGGACTTCTACTGGGAGCCACCCTACAGGATGGGGGATGGTCTGGCTGTAATGGCAGACAGGATGAAGAGGCCTCCACCTGGAGGCATCTGTTCTGAACAGGATGGCTCCGCGGGTCTCCGGGGACCCCCCTTTGAG ATGCCAAACCACAGCAGGATGGAGAGCAGCCCAGAGGTTGTCAGCCAATCATCTTCTCTCTTGCCCATATCAGGATTCCCCATGCAG GACTACCAAAACAGCATCTTCAGTCAGGCCTACGGCAAGAACCTGCCGCCCAGCTCCAAGCCCGAAGCTCCCATGGTGCACCAGGAGCCGTCTCTCTACTCCCTGTTTGAAGGGACTCCCTggtccccctccctccctgcaaGCTCAG ACCACTCCACCCCAGCCAGCCAATCCCCTCACTCTTCCAACCCTAGCAGCCTCCCATCCTCTCCCCCCACACACAATCATGGAGCCATGCCCTTCTCTAACTTTGGGCCTATTGGCACTCCGGACAGCCGGGACCGCAGGGTGGTGGACCGCTGGAAGGCCGACAAGACAG CAGTGAGCGGGTTCGGTCTGGACTACCTCCCAGCTGCAGCCTCCTCCGCAACTTCAGACACTAGCTGGCACCAAACCGGACCGACGGGCAGCTCCTGGACCAATCAGGACTCTCCAATGGAGGAGTCGTCCTCCACTGTGCTGCTTGACAGCCTCAAG TCGATCTGGTCGAGTTCCATGATGCAGCCAGGCCCATCGGCACTGGAGCAGCTCCtcctgcagcagaaacaaaagcagcagcgaGGTCACGGAGCTATGAACCCCCCTCACTGA
- the smg7 gene encoding nonsense-mediated mRNA decay factor SMG7 isoform X9, giving the protein MNLCAQYLRQAEALKADMTDSKLGAAEVWTSRQALQDLYQKMLVTDLEYALDKKVEQDLWNHAFKNQITTLQSQAKNRANPNRSEVQANLSLFLEAASGFYTQLLQELCTVFNVDLPCRVKSTQLGIISNKQSSTSAIVTPQPSSCSYICQHCLVHLGDIARYRNQTSQAESYYRHAAQLVPSNGQPYNQLAILASSKGDHLTTIFYYCRSIAVKFPFPAASTNLQKALSKALESRDEVKTKWSVSDFIKAFIKFHGHVYLSKSLDKLDSLREKLEEQFQRLILQKAFSSQQLVHITVINLFELHHLRDLTADSSEQSYSSEQQISWFQLIGLFMSFLGVMCSRVLLNKNRGEEIMGDCPLPAIKVSLDWLRLRPSVFHEAAIDNRKYVWPWLVSILNSFQPKEDDMSCSSVTPLPEEFELQGFLALRPALRSLDFAKGHQGILVDRDRLPVNARHQRLIVLGKWVADNYPELIQYRVSEDGLLIFLTDIPEQAIEEPQEKEAPVLQESSNGEQTPNDGNNSCLKSVLSAGKTQSSWPDGSDRPVVTFKENIKPREQSRELTRNHHPKDSSKERRDFSKGSGAAGKGEKRDGKRKSEVKKTGHEKTADAGKQVKAQTELRKTPVSEVKKTPVTQTQTTCSSQFIPIHHPGAFPPLPSRPGFPPSAYVIPPSVAFPGLPVNPGFTFSTGVSVPGPFLQSAVHTQAGTQVQAGKQSHIPYSQQRPSGPGPVQGPGASGPGPMNQGPNQVQQSQPQLSSQQALQQSVQLQVQAMSQQQSPTKPVQQVTMGKSPPHHPGLQQQYMQVQDQPAQMWNQAQAALQKMTPMQMSMKQPQQQQQAFYMAAQDPLKLYEHQLQPPTQPQHSNMDKKIKYPDIKMQDFYWEPPYRMGDGLAVMADRMKRPPPGGICSEQDGSAGLRGPPFEDNKSSPLLPPDLLKTLADFEEEEELVFTKPDFFQALAGPLSTAPGPNIFMPNHSRMESSPEVVSQSSSLLPISGFPMQDYQNSIFSQAYGKNLPPSSKPEAPMVHQEPSLYSLFEGTPWSPSLPASSDHSTPASQSPHSSNPSSLPSSPPTHNHGAMPFSNFGPIGTPDSRDRRVVDRWKADKTAVSGFGLDYLPAAASSATSDTSWHQTGPTGSSWTNQDSPMEESSSTVLLDSLKSIWSSSMMQPGPSALEQLLLQQKQKQQRGHGAMNPPH; this is encoded by the exons ATGAACCTCTGCGCACAGTACCTGCG ACAGGCAGAGGCCCTGAAGGCTGACATGACAG ATTCAAAGCTGGGGGCAGCAGAGGTGTGGACGTCTCGGCAGGCCCTGCAGGATCTCTACCAGAAGATGCTGGTGACAGACCTGGAGTACGCTCTGGACAAGAAAGTGGAGCAAGACCT GTGGAATCATGCTTTTAAGAACCAGATCACCACCTTGCAAAGCCAGGCCAAGAACCGAGCCAACCCCAACCGAAGCGAGGTCCAGGCCAACCTGTCACTGTTTCTGGAGGCTGCTAGCGGCTTCTACACACAG TTGTTGCAGGAGCTGTGCACTGTCTTCAACGTCGACCTGCCATGTCGTGTCAAATCTACTCAGCTCGGCATCATCAGCAATAAACAGAGCAGCACCAGCGCCATCGTCACCCCACAGCCCAGCTCCTGCTCCTACATCTGCCAGCACTGCCTCGTCCACCTTGGAGACATAG cGCGTTACCGTAACCAGACCAGCCAGGCAGAGTCTTATTATCGACATGCAGCTCAGCTGGTTCCATCAAACG GTCAGCCGTACAACCAGCTGGCCATCCTGGCCTCATCTAAAGGAGACCACCTCACCACCATCTTCTACTACTGCCGCAGCATTGCAGTCAAGTTCCCCTTCCCAGCAGCCTCCACCAATCTGCAGAAGGCACTGTCCAAGGCTCTGGAGAG TCGTGATGAGGTGAAAACCAAGTGGAGCGTGTCAGATTTCATCAAGGCTTTTATCAAGTTTCACGGTCACGTTTATCTAAGTAAGAGTCTGGACAAACTGGACAGTTTGAGAGAGAAATTGGAGGAGCAGTTTCAG agGCTGATCCTGCAGAAAGCCTTCAGCTCTCAACAGCTAGTCCACATCACCGTCATCAATCTGTTTGAGCTCCACCACCTCCGAGACCTGACAGCCGACAGCAGTGAACAGAGCTACAGCAGCGAGCAGCAGATTAGCTGGTTCCAGTTGATTGGACTCTTCA TGTCCTTCTTGGGTGTCATGTGCAGCCGTGTTCTCCTCAACAAAAACAGAGGGGAGGAGATAATGGGGGATTGTCCTCTGCCAGCCATCAAAGTTTCTCTGGACTGGCTCAGACTGCGGCCCAGTGTTTTCCATGAGGCCGCCATTGACAACAGGAAGTA TGTTTGGCCCTGGCTCGTCTCCATCCTCAACAGTTTCCAGCCCAAAGAGGACGACATGTCATGCTCCTCAG TGACACCCCTGCCAGAGGAGTTTGAGCTTCAGGGTTTCTTGGCTCTCCGGCCTGCTCTGAG GTCTCTAGACTTCGCTAAAGGTCATCAGGGGATCCTGGTGGACAGGGACCGTCTGCCGGTCAATGCTCGACATCAGAGGCTTATTGTTCTGGGCAAATGGGTGGCCGACAACTATCCAGA GCTGATCCAGTACAGAGTGAGTGAGGACggcctcctcatcttcctcactgACATTCCAGAGCAGGCCATTGAGGAGCCACAGGAGAAGGAGgcacctgtgctgcaggaaTCTTCCAATGGTGAACAGACACCCAACGATGGTAACAATTCATGCCTGAAGTCAGTGCTGTCTGCGGGGAAGACCCAGAGCTCGTGGCCTGATGGTAGCGACCGCCCCGTCGTCACCTTCAAAGAGAACATCAAACCCCGGGAACAGAGCCGTGAACTGACGCGAAACCATCACCCGAAGGACAGCAGCAAGGAGCGCAGAGACTTCAGCAAAGGCAGCGGAGCCGCAgggaaaggagagaagagagatggaaagaggaaGAGTGAGGTGAAGAAAACAGGACATGAGAAAACTGCTGATGCTGGAAAACAG GTGAAGGCACAGACAGAGCTGAGGAAGACTCCGGTGTCTGAGGTGAAGAAAACTCCTGTCACTCAAACGCAAACTACCTGCTCGTCCCAGTTCATCCCCATTCATCACCCTGGAGCGTTCCCACCTCTTCCCAGCAGACCTG GTTTCCCTCCCTCAGCCTATGTGATCCCTCCTTCTGTAGCGTTCCCCGGGCTCCCGGTGAATCCGGGCTTCACCTTCTCCACTGGAGTCTCTGTCCCTGGGCCTTTCCTGCAGTCAGCTGTGCACACCCAGGCTGGCACACAGGTCCAGGCCGGCAAACAATCTCACATTCCCTATAGTCAGCAGAGGCCCTCTGGTCCTGGTCCAGTTCAAGGGCCAGGGGCCTCAGGCCCAGGGCCCATGAACCAGGGACCCAACCAAGTTCAGCAGTCCCAGCCCCAGCTGTCTTCCCAGCAGGCCTTGCAGCAGTCAGTACAGCTACAAGTGCAGGCAATGAGCCAGCAGCAGTCTCCCACCAAACCGGTACAGCAGGTCACGATGGGGAAGAGTCCACCTCACCACCCAGGACTGCAGCAG CAGTACATGCAGGTTCAGGATCAGCCAGCTCAGATGTGGAACCAGGCACAGGCGGCACTTCAAAAGATGACTCCTATGCAGATGTCCATGAAGCagcctcagcagcagcaacaggcTTTCTACATGGCGGCTCAGGATCCTCTCAAACTTTATGAGCATCAGCTGCAGCCCCCCACCCAGCCACAGCACAGCAACATGGACAAGAAGATCAAATACCCTGACATCAAGATGCAGGACTTCTACTGGGAGCCACCCTACAGGATGGGGGATGGTCTGGCTGTAATGGCAGACAGGATGAAGAGGCCTCCACCTGGAGGCATCTGTTCTGAACAGGATGGCTCCGCGGGTCTCCGGGGACCCCCCTTTGAG GACAACAAGAGCTCGCCTCTTCTACCTCCTGACCTGTTAAAAACTCTAGCAGAttttgaggaggaggaagagctcGTCTTTACTAAGCCTGATTTCTTCCAGGCCTTGGCTGGCCCACTTAGCACTGCTCCTGGACCAAACATATTT ATGCCAAACCACAGCAGGATGGAGAGCAGCCCAGAGGTTGTCAGCCAATCATCTTCTCTCTTGCCCATATCAGGATTCCCCATGCAG GACTACCAAAACAGCATCTTCAGTCAGGCCTACGGCAAGAACCTGCCGCCCAGCTCCAAGCCCGAAGCTCCCATGGTGCACCAGGAGCCGTCTCTCTACTCCCTGTTTGAAGGGACTCCCTggtccccctccctccctgcaaGCTCAG ACCACTCCACCCCAGCCAGCCAATCCCCTCACTCTTCCAACCCTAGCAGCCTCCCATCCTCTCCCCCCACACACAATCATGGAGCCATGCCCTTCTCTAACTTTGGGCCTATTGGCACTCCGGACAGCCGGGACCGCAGGGTGGTGGACCGCTGGAAGGCCGACAAGACAG CAGTGAGCGGGTTCGGTCTGGACTACCTCCCAGCTGCAGCCTCCTCCGCAACTTCAGACACTAGCTGGCACCAAACCGGACCGACGGGCAGCTCCTGGACCAATCAGGACTCTCCAATGGAGGAGTCGTCCTCCACTGTGCTGCTTGACAGCCTCAAG TCGATCTGGTCGAGTTCCATGATGCAGCCAGGCCCATCGGCACTGGAGCAGCTCCtcctgcagcagaaacaaaagcagcagcgaGGTCACGGAGCTATGAACCCCCCTCACTGA
- the smg7 gene encoding nonsense-mediated mRNA decay factor SMG7 isoform X10 translates to MNLCAQYLRQAEALKADMTDSKLGAAEVWTSRQALQDLYQKMLVTDLEYALDKKVEQDLWNHAFKNQITTLQSQAKNRANPNRSEVQANLSLFLEAASGFYTQLLQELCTVFNVDLPCRVKSTQLGIISNKQSSTSAIVTPQPSSCSYICQHCLVHLGDIARYRNQTSQAESYYRHAAQLVPSNGQPYNQLAILASSKGDHLTTIFYYCRSIAVKFPFPAASTNLQKALSKALESRDEVKTKWSVSDFIKAFIKFHGHVYLSKSLDKLDSLREKLEEQFQRLILQKAFSSQQLVHITVINLFELHHLRDLTADSSEQSYSSEQQISWFQLIGLFMSFLGVMCSRVLLNKNRGEEIMGDCPLPAIKVSLDWLRLRPSVFHEAAIDNRKYVWPWLVSILNSFQPKEDDMSCSSVTPLPEEFELQGFLALRPALRSLDFAKGHQGILVDRDRLPVNARHQRLIVLGKWVADNYPELIQYRVSEDGLLIFLTDIPEQAIEEPQEKEAPVLQESSNGEQTPNDGNNSCLKSVLSAGKTQSSWPDGSDRPVVTFKENIKPREQSRELTRNHHPKDSSKERRDFSKGSGAAGKGEKRDGKRKSEVKKTGHEKTADAGKQVKAQTELRKTPVSEVKKTPVTQTQTTCSSQFIPIHHPGAFPPLPSRPGFPPSAYVIPPSVAFPGLPVNPGFTFSTGVSVPGPFLQSAVHTQAGTQVQAGKQSHIPYSQQRPSGPGPVQGPGASGPGPMNQGPNQVQQSQPQLSSQQALQQSVQLQVQAMSQQQSPTKPVQQVTMGKSPPHHPGLQQQYMQVQDQPAQMWNQAQAALQKMTPMQMSMKQPQQQQQAFYMAAQDPLKLYEHQLQPPTQPQHSNMDKKIKYPDIKMQDFYWEPPYRMGDGLAVMADRMKRPPPGGICSEQDGSAGLRGPPFEMPNHSRMESSPEVVSQSSSLLPISGFPMQDYQNSIFSQAYGKNLPPSSKPEAPMVHQEPSLYSLFEGTPWSPSLPASSDHSTPASQSPHSSNPSSLPSSPPTHNHGAMPFSNFGPIGTPDSRDRRVVDRWKADKTAVSGFGLDYLPAAASSATSDTSWHQTGPTGSSWTNQDSPMEESSSTVLLDSLKSIWSSSMMQPGPSALEQLLLQQKQKQQRGHGAMNPPH, encoded by the exons ATGAACCTCTGCGCACAGTACCTGCG ACAGGCAGAGGCCCTGAAGGCTGACATGACAG ATTCAAAGCTGGGGGCAGCAGAGGTGTGGACGTCTCGGCAGGCCCTGCAGGATCTCTACCAGAAGATGCTGGTGACAGACCTGGAGTACGCTCTGGACAAGAAAGTGGAGCAAGACCT GTGGAATCATGCTTTTAAGAACCAGATCACCACCTTGCAAAGCCAGGCCAAGAACCGAGCCAACCCCAACCGAAGCGAGGTCCAGGCCAACCTGTCACTGTTTCTGGAGGCTGCTAGCGGCTTCTACACACAG TTGTTGCAGGAGCTGTGCACTGTCTTCAACGTCGACCTGCCATGTCGTGTCAAATCTACTCAGCTCGGCATCATCAGCAATAAACAGAGCAGCACCAGCGCCATCGTCACCCCACAGCCCAGCTCCTGCTCCTACATCTGCCAGCACTGCCTCGTCCACCTTGGAGACATAG cGCGTTACCGTAACCAGACCAGCCAGGCAGAGTCTTATTATCGACATGCAGCTCAGCTGGTTCCATCAAACG GTCAGCCGTACAACCAGCTGGCCATCCTGGCCTCATCTAAAGGAGACCACCTCACCACCATCTTCTACTACTGCCGCAGCATTGCAGTCAAGTTCCCCTTCCCAGCAGCCTCCACCAATCTGCAGAAGGCACTGTCCAAGGCTCTGGAGAG TCGTGATGAGGTGAAAACCAAGTGGAGCGTGTCAGATTTCATCAAGGCTTTTATCAAGTTTCACGGTCACGTTTATCTAAGTAAGAGTCTGGACAAACTGGACAGTTTGAGAGAGAAATTGGAGGAGCAGTTTCAG agGCTGATCCTGCAGAAAGCCTTCAGCTCTCAACAGCTAGTCCACATCACCGTCATCAATCTGTTTGAGCTCCACCACCTCCGAGACCTGACAGCCGACAGCAGTGAACAGAGCTACAGCAGCGAGCAGCAGATTAGCTGGTTCCAGTTGATTGGACTCTTCA TGTCCTTCTTGGGTGTCATGTGCAGCCGTGTTCTCCTCAACAAAAACAGAGGGGAGGAGATAATGGGGGATTGTCCTCTGCCAGCCATCAAAGTTTCTCTGGACTGGCTCAGACTGCGGCCCAGTGTTTTCCATGAGGCCGCCATTGACAACAGGAAGTA TGTTTGGCCCTGGCTCGTCTCCATCCTCAACAGTTTCCAGCCCAAAGAGGACGACATGTCATGCTCCTCAG TGACACCCCTGCCAGAGGAGTTTGAGCTTCAGGGTTTCTTGGCTCTCCGGCCTGCTCTGAG GTCTCTAGACTTCGCTAAAGGTCATCAGGGGATCCTGGTGGACAGGGACCGTCTGCCGGTCAATGCTCGACATCAGAGGCTTATTGTTCTGGGCAAATGGGTGGCCGACAACTATCCAGA GCTGATCCAGTACAGAGTGAGTGAGGACggcctcctcatcttcctcactgACATTCCAGAGCAGGCCATTGAGGAGCCACAGGAGAAGGAGgcacctgtgctgcaggaaTCTTCCAATGGTGAACAGACACCCAACGATGGTAACAATTCATGCCTGAAGTCAGTGCTGTCTGCGGGGAAGACCCAGAGCTCGTGGCCTGATGGTAGCGACCGCCCCGTCGTCACCTTCAAAGAGAACATCAAACCCCGGGAACAGAGCCGTGAACTGACGCGAAACCATCACCCGAAGGACAGCAGCAAGGAGCGCAGAGACTTCAGCAAAGGCAGCGGAGCCGCAgggaaaggagagaagagagatggaaagaggaaGAGTGAGGTGAAGAAAACAGGACATGAGAAAACTGCTGATGCTGGAAAACAG GTGAAGGCACAGACAGAGCTGAGGAAGACTCCGGTGTCTGAGGTGAAGAAAACTCCTGTCACTCAAACGCAAACTACCTGCTCGTCCCAGTTCATCCCCATTCATCACCCTGGAGCGTTCCCACCTCTTCCCAGCAGACCTG GTTTCCCTCCCTCAGCCTATGTGATCCCTCCTTCTGTAGCGTTCCCCGGGCTCCCGGTGAATCCGGGCTTCACCTTCTCCACTGGAGTCTCTGTCCCTGGGCCTTTCCTGCAGTCAGCTGTGCACACCCAGGCTGGCACACAGGTCCAGGCCGGCAAACAATCTCACATTCCCTATAGTCAGCAGAGGCCCTCTGGTCCTGGTCCAGTTCAAGGGCCAGGGGCCTCAGGCCCAGGGCCCATGAACCAGGGACCCAACCAAGTTCAGCAGTCCCAGCCCCAGCTGTCTTCCCAGCAGGCCTTGCAGCAGTCAGTACAGCTACAAGTGCAGGCAATGAGCCAGCAGCAGTCTCCCACCAAACCGGTACAGCAGGTCACGATGGGGAAGAGTCCACCTCACCACCCAGGACTGCAGCAG CAGTACATGCAGGTTCAGGATCAGCCAGCTCAGATGTGGAACCAGGCACAGGCGGCACTTCAAAAGATGACTCCTATGCAGATGTCCATGAAGCagcctcagcagcagcaacaggcTTTCTACATGGCGGCTCAGGATCCTCTCAAACTTTATGAGCATCAGCTGCAGCCCCCCACCCAGCCACAGCACAGCAACATGGACAAGAAGATCAAATACCCTGACATCAAGATGCAGGACTTCTACTGGGAGCCACCCTACAGGATGGGGGATGGTCTGGCTGTAATGGCAGACAGGATGAAGAGGCCTCCACCTGGAGGCATCTGTTCTGAACAGGATGGCTCCGCGGGTCTCCGGGGACCCCCCTTTGAG ATGCCAAACCACAGCAGGATGGAGAGCAGCCCAGAGGTTGTCAGCCAATCATCTTCTCTCTTGCCCATATCAGGATTCCCCATGCAG GACTACCAAAACAGCATCTTCAGTCAGGCCTACGGCAAGAACCTGCCGCCCAGCTCCAAGCCCGAAGCTCCCATGGTGCACCAGGAGCCGTCTCTCTACTCCCTGTTTGAAGGGACTCCCTggtccccctccctccctgcaaGCTCAG ACCACTCCACCCCAGCCAGCCAATCCCCTCACTCTTCCAACCCTAGCAGCCTCCCATCCTCTCCCCCCACACACAATCATGGAGCCATGCCCTTCTCTAACTTTGGGCCTATTGGCACTCCGGACAGCCGGGACCGCAGGGTGGTGGACCGCTGGAAGGCCGACAAGACAG CAGTGAGCGGGTTCGGTCTGGACTACCTCCCAGCTGCAGCCTCCTCCGCAACTTCAGACACTAGCTGGCACCAAACCGGACCGACGGGCAGCTCCTGGACCAATCAGGACTCTCCAATGGAGGAGTCGTCCTCCACTGTGCTGCTTGACAGCCTCAAG TCGATCTGGTCGAGTTCCATGATGCAGCCAGGCCCATCGGCACTGGAGCAGCTCCtcctgcagcagaaacaaaagcagcagcgaGGTCACGGAGCTATGAACCCCCCTCACTGA